Proteins encoded together in one Hymenobacter monticola window:
- a CDS encoding CcmD family protein, translating into MFQFAQRAAAQAPTPDGVDMADTLRQNGKIYVVVAVVVIIVAGLLVYLFSLDRKVSKLEKEANS; encoded by the coding sequence TTGTTTCAATTCGCCCAACGGGCGGCAGCCCAGGCCCCCACGCCCGACGGCGTGGACATGGCCGATACCTTACGCCAGAACGGTAAGATTTACGTGGTGGTGGCGGTGGTGGTCATCATCGTGGCCGGCTTGTTGGTGTATTTGTTCTCCCTCGACCGGAAGGTGAGTAAACTGGAAAAAGAAGCTAATTCCTGA
- the ccsA gene encoding cytochrome c biogenesis protein CcsA: MTTAKIIGSIVGLAFTVGGIWGGQRLIEQRTPGMLWKALTAVLLLAGSVAGLLIPVPRLPIVNESIRNLFFHVPMWFSMFMVLMVSVWYSILYLRNPSTRLDVLAHEAVKSGIVLGVLGLMTGSLWARFTWGSWWVKEDPRLNGAAVALLIYGAYLILRGSFRDEQQRARVSAIYNIFAFAAAIPLLFVLPRVSGNSLHPGQTGNPGFNQYDLDSTMRPVFYTAVIGWVLFAFWLTQISSRLEFLKIRNDEK, from the coding sequence ATGACGACCGCAAAAATCATTGGCAGCATTGTGGGCCTCGCCTTCACGGTGGGGGGCATCTGGGGCGGCCAGCGGCTGATTGAGCAGCGCACCCCGGGCATGCTGTGGAAGGCGCTGACGGCGGTGCTGCTGCTGGCCGGCTCGGTGGCCGGGCTGCTGATTCCGGTGCCGCGCCTGCCCATTGTGAACGAGAGCATCCGCAACCTGTTTTTCCACGTGCCGATGTGGTTTTCCATGTTCATGGTGCTCATGGTGTCGGTGTGGTATTCCATTCTGTACCTGCGCAATCCGTCGACACGGCTCGACGTGCTGGCCCACGAAGCGGTGAAAAGCGGCATTGTGCTGGGCGTGCTGGGGTTGATGACGGGCAGCCTGTGGGCCCGCTTCACCTGGGGCTCGTGGTGGGTGAAGGAGGACCCGCGCCTCAACGGGGCGGCCGTGGCCCTGCTCATCTACGGCGCCTACCTGATACTGCGCGGCTCGTTCCGCGACGAGCAGCAGCGGGCGCGGGTGTCGGCCATCTACAACATTTTCGCGTTTGCGGCGGCCATTCCGCTGCTGTTTGTGCTGCCCCGCGTGTCGGGCAACAGCCTGCACCCCGGCCAAACCGGCAACCCCGGCTTCAACCAATACGACCTTGACAGCACCATGCGGCCCGTGTTCTACACCGCCGTCATCGGCTGGGTACTTTTTGCCTTCTGGCTGACGCAAATCAGCAGCCGGCTGGAATTTCTGAAAATTCGCAACGATGAAAAATAG
- a CDS encoding cytochrome c maturation protein CcmE domain-containing protein produces the protein MKKSSLFIIAIIAVAAAIILSTTADASMYVGFGEARARAAEGNTTKVHVVGRLPRDARKQPVGLEYDPLKDPNYFAFTLVDSTQIAQRVVYNNPKPQDFDASEQVVITGAMKGDVFMADQILLKCPSKYVKKDLEGATASVQ, from the coding sequence ATGAAAAAGTCTAGCCTGTTTATCATTGCCATCATCGCGGTGGCCGCCGCCATCATCCTCAGCACCACCGCCGACGCCAGCATGTACGTAGGCTTTGGCGAGGCCCGCGCCCGCGCCGCCGAGGGCAACACCACCAAGGTGCACGTGGTGGGTCGCCTCCCGCGCGACGCCCGCAAGCAGCCCGTGGGCCTGGAATACGACCCGCTGAAAGACCCCAACTACTTCGCCTTCACGCTCGTGGACAGCACCCAGATTGCCCAGCGCGTGGTGTACAATAACCCCAAGCCCCAAGATTTCGACGCTTCAGAGCAAGTGGTCATCACCGGCGCCATGAAGGGTGACGTGTTCATGGCCGACCAAATTCTACTGAAGTGCCCCAGCAAATACGTGAAGAAGGATTTGGAAGGCGCCACGGCTTCGGTTCAGTAG
- a CDS encoding T9SS-dependent choice-of-anchor J family protein, with protein MNHQYDRTGPTSRLRHWALAALLATGAVGSAHAQLGYAAANVTNTAGTYTDLGTSGTAISTANNDDANSAATPIGFNFVFNGTTFTNFVLNTNGFIKLGGTAPTGAQYTDGGQSIINGPIDGPDTNLILPFNQDLGPGSAGSTEYRVTTTGTSPNQVCTIQWKNVSDKARGAIGTQYANFSFQAKLYESSNQIEFVYGTATPGATSADVAKFCLVGIKGSTTAASILGTKASTTPWSGTVFAAGAYTANGHNVRVTQLPDPGRTYRFSIPVANDAAVSAIQGYASVIVPANNPVTLRAVVRNAGTTALTTATAVTLTISGANTYTATQNIATIALNGSGVATFSGITLANAGQNTVTISVPSDGNNTNNTLSQTMETSATTFSAATPNALAANSGFQAGEDGYYATKMTLNTPRSITAVTALLTDVGNQATAKTSVGERVYGVVINATTGAVLARSADYTITAADFNVFHTFTFAAPATVPAGDVLIGMGQAASTGTLPFYPFGVQAEDPNRPNTYYIGDVVAVAPPTAALTAATQTGFKFPFGAITAAPANNDLAVNEIQGYGSIAVPAGNPFTLRAVVRNAGIVAVSAPVTVTLTISGANTFTQTQTLTSLAVGATSVVTFSNISLTNVGANTVTVTLPNDDVAGNNTVTQAMATSATRFSHIVAGVPPVSAYGVTPGAAATTRAYCVKYTVNTPRDVTAVRAFIYNDPNLVTRNTNVYGVVLNPTTGAVIARSADYAITTADLGQLHTFNLSGSVPAGDFLVGMAIVVPAGASTDIVYPMAYQSEVPARTGMFYSANITTPAAPVDVATLNVRFMLEAETAAPATCPVPTAFVSTGSTPTTASFSFTAAAGATGYQIVYGPQGFTPGGANSTTSPTFTGTTYTLSGLTGGTTYEFYIRTICSATDQSAYAGPVRVITACTPPVISTYPYAQNFDVITAGQTLPCGITVLDSNNDGFTWRATGTVDASLATGNISRSSPNAMVYSYNSADVTVGANDWFFSPALTMNNTQRYRLQFYFRAAAGYPEGLEVKYGTAATAAGQTTTIYTNTNITSTLYRPANNTTTPVVADITPANGTYYIGFHAISAASSGFLAVDDLTISAGPLATSEALKRAVSVFPNPSNTGVFNLEIHGANAKQALVVEVTNMLGQRVYTGTAKDNFQNSVNLSSLQSGIYSITVRNGQEYTQQQIAIVK; from the coding sequence GCCAGAGCATCATCAACGGACCCATCGACGGGCCCGACACCAACCTGATTCTGCCTTTCAACCAGGACCTCGGCCCCGGCTCGGCCGGCAGTACTGAGTACCGCGTGACCACTACGGGCACTTCGCCCAACCAGGTGTGCACCATTCAGTGGAAAAACGTGTCGGACAAGGCCCGCGGCGCCATTGGCACCCAGTACGCCAACTTCTCCTTCCAGGCCAAGCTTTACGAAAGCTCGAACCAAATCGAGTTCGTGTACGGCACGGCCACGCCCGGTGCCACCAGCGCCGACGTCGCCAAGTTCTGCTTGGTGGGCATCAAGGGCTCTACTACCGCGGCTTCCATTCTGGGTACGAAGGCTTCGACCACGCCGTGGTCGGGCACTGTATTTGCCGCTGGCGCCTATACCGCCAACGGCCATAACGTGCGCGTGACGCAACTGCCCGACCCGGGCCGTACTTACCGCTTCAGCATCCCGGTGGCCAACGACGCCGCAGTGTCGGCCATTCAGGGCTACGCTTCGGTGATTGTGCCCGCCAACAACCCCGTTACGCTGCGCGCCGTGGTGCGCAACGCCGGTACTACCGCCCTGACCACGGCCACCGCCGTGACACTGACCATCAGCGGCGCCAATACCTACACTGCTACGCAAAACATCGCCACCATCGCCCTCAATGGTTCGGGTGTGGCCACGTTCTCAGGCATCACGCTGGCCAACGCCGGCCAGAACACGGTAACCATCTCGGTGCCCAGCGACGGCAACAACACCAACAACACGTTGTCGCAGACGATGGAAACCAGCGCGACTACGTTCTCGGCCGCTACCCCGAACGCCTTGGCTGCCAACAGCGGTTTCCAGGCCGGCGAGGATGGCTACTACGCCACCAAGATGACCCTGAACACCCCGCGCAGCATCACGGCCGTAACGGCCCTGCTGACCGATGTGGGCAACCAGGCCACGGCCAAAACCTCGGTGGGTGAGCGCGTGTACGGCGTGGTGATTAACGCCACGACCGGTGCCGTGCTGGCCCGTTCGGCTGACTATACCATCACGGCGGCTGACTTCAACGTCTTCCACACGTTCACTTTCGCCGCGCCGGCCACGGTGCCGGCCGGCGACGTGCTCATCGGCATGGGCCAGGCGGCTTCCACCGGTACGCTGCCGTTCTATCCCTTTGGCGTGCAAGCCGAAGACCCTAACCGCCCCAATACTTATTACATTGGCGACGTAGTAGCAGTTGCGCCTCCCACGGCTGCCCTGACGGCTGCTACCCAAACCGGCTTCAAGTTTCCCTTCGGTGCCATCACGGCAGCTCCGGCCAACAACGACCTGGCTGTGAACGAGATTCAGGGCTACGGCTCTATCGCCGTGCCTGCGGGCAACCCGTTCACCCTGCGCGCCGTGGTGCGCAACGCCGGTATTGTTGCCGTTTCGGCCCCGGTGACGGTGACGCTGACCATCAGCGGCGCCAACACTTTCACCCAGACGCAGACCCTGACGTCGCTGGCCGTGGGCGCTACCAGCGTCGTGACCTTCAGCAACATCAGCCTGACCAACGTGGGCGCCAACACGGTGACTGTGACCTTGCCCAACGACGACGTGGCCGGCAATAACACGGTGACCCAGGCCATGGCCACCAGCGCCACGCGCTTCTCGCACATTGTGGCTGGGGTGCCCCCGGTTAGTGCTTACGGTGTTACGCCGGGTGCCGCCGCCACTACGCGCGCTTATTGCGTGAAGTACACGGTGAATACCCCGCGCGACGTGACGGCCGTGCGTGCTTTCATCTACAACGACCCGAATCTGGTGACCCGCAACACGAACGTGTACGGCGTGGTGCTGAACCCGACCACCGGCGCGGTTATCGCGCGCTCGGCCGACTACGCCATCACGACTGCCGACCTGGGCCAATTGCACACCTTCAACCTGTCGGGCAGCGTGCCCGCCGGCGATTTCCTCGTGGGGATGGCCATTGTGGTACCCGCGGGTGCTTCCACCGACATTGTGTACCCCATGGCTTACCAGTCGGAAGTGCCGGCCCGCACGGGTATGTTCTACTCGGCTAACATCACCACGCCGGCGGCTCCTGTTGATGTAGCGACGCTGAACGTTCGCTTCATGCTGGAGGCTGAAACGGCTGCTCCCGCTACCTGCCCGGTGCCCACGGCCTTCGTTTCGACGGGCTCGACGCCCACCACGGCTTCGTTCAGCTTCACGGCCGCCGCTGGCGCCACCGGCTACCAGATTGTGTACGGCCCGCAAGGCTTCACCCCGGGCGGTGCCAACAGCACCACCTCGCCCACCTTCACCGGCACCACCTACACGCTGAGCGGCCTGACGGGCGGCACGACCTACGAGTTCTACATCCGCACGATTTGCAGCGCCACCGACCAGAGCGCTTACGCCGGCCCGGTGCGCGTCATCACGGCCTGCACGCCGCCGGTTATCAGCACTTACCCCTACGCCCAGAACTTCGACGTGATTACGGCTGGCCAAACGCTGCCTTGCGGCATCACCGTGCTGGACAGCAACAACGACGGCTTCACCTGGCGCGCCACGGGTACCGTGGATGCCAGCCTCGCCACGGGCAACATCTCGCGCTCGAGCCCGAACGCCATGGTGTATAGCTACAACTCGGCCGACGTGACGGTGGGTGCCAACGACTGGTTCTTCAGCCCGGCCCTGACCATGAACAACACGCAGCGCTACCGCTTGCAGTTCTACTTCCGCGCCGCCGCCGGCTACCCCGAAGGCCTGGAAGTGAAGTACGGCACGGCAGCTACCGCCGCTGGCCAGACGACCACCATCTACACCAACACCAACATCACGAGCACGCTGTACCGTCCGGCCAACAACACCACCACGCCGGTAGTAGCCGACATCACGCCTGCCAACGGCACGTATTACATCGGCTTCCACGCCATCAGCGCTGCCAGCTCGGGCTTCCTGGCCGTGGACGACCTCACAATTTCGGCCGGTCCGCTGGCTACTTCGGAGGCGCTGAAGCGCGCCGTGAGCGTGTTCCCGAACCCGTCGAACACGGGCGTGTTCAACCTGGAAATCCACGGTGCCAACGCCAAGCAGGCGCTGGTGGTGGAAGTGACCAACATGCTGGGCCAGCGCGTGTACACGGGCACGGCCAAGGACAACTTCCAGAACAGCGTGAACCTGTCGAGCCTGCAGTCGGGCATCTACTCCATCACCGTGCGCAACGGCCAGGAGTACACCCAGCAGCAGATTGCGATTGTGAAGTAA
- the ccsA gene encoding cytochrome c biogenesis protein CcsA gives MNLLVGQIGHLSVILAFAAALVAAYGYFQASRGRALGEEDASWRRLARGAFFVHGAAVFVVIGCLFNIIHAHRYEYYYAWSHSSNHLPVEYMISCFWEGQEGSFLLWIFWQVLLGFCIMRFNRKWEAPVMAVFSGVQLFLVSMILGVVLGGVKVGSSPFILLREFLTDLPVWKMNPNFVPKDGTGLNALLQNYWMVIHPPTLFLGFALTLVPFAFAIAALWKRELTSWVKPALPWTLVGGGVLGVGVVMGAYWAYETLNFGGYWNWDPVENAVYIPWLVLVASLHALVLWQKRRTGLRTAFALVVATFVLILYATFLTRSGVLGNASVHSFTDLGLSGQLFIYLAAFAVLAVALLISRWKEIPVSPKELTAYNPELWVFVGATVLCLGAFQVLFTTSIPVYNSFMGLIGIKTNVALPADQIAHYSKLQLWMGVGVALLSGIAQIMWWQRNNRETVINSLTAPTLLALLGTALVVLLVRYNGLTISAPYVVLTLAGLFGVLANFGMIFTLLRRGVRLSGGAVAHLGIALMLLGILASAGYSNIISRNVSGLLYSREFSEDLNRDNVLLWRNETTPMHGYQLTYTGQFYEVPGVPGYVDKQFLYRTDDEYKALARAPIAVDGKTYYKTGDTVNILPENTYYRINYKNVKSGEQFALYPRAQVNDEMGGGEGGGLLASPAIKKFWGHDIYTHVSSVLDPRKEKPWSEATEHVLAVGDTIFLNDYFAVFRAIEPAHETAGLNLQKGDLALQADMIVTGEKRQYHAHPVFVVRNRMVGRVPDEVEDLGVRLTLNAIDPTAGKFTFGVSTTQKDYVILKAMEKPFINLLWSGTLLMALGFGLSVRQRGGKGVVADEAPEAQATEEAGRRAARPQPVS, from the coding sequence ATGAACTTATTAGTAGGACAAATCGGCCACCTGAGCGTCATCTTGGCGTTTGCGGCGGCTTTGGTGGCCGCGTACGGCTACTTTCAGGCTTCGCGGGGCCGGGCGCTGGGTGAGGAAGACGCCAGTTGGCGGCGGCTGGCCCGGGGCGCGTTTTTCGTGCACGGCGCGGCTGTTTTCGTGGTCATCGGGTGCTTGTTCAACATCATTCACGCCCACCGCTACGAGTACTACTACGCCTGGAGCCACAGTTCCAACCACCTGCCGGTGGAGTACATGATTTCCTGCTTCTGGGAAGGCCAGGAGGGCTCGTTCCTGCTCTGGATATTCTGGCAGGTGCTGCTGGGCTTCTGCATCATGCGCTTCAACCGCAAGTGGGAGGCACCGGTGATGGCCGTGTTCAGCGGTGTGCAGCTGTTTCTGGTGAGCATGATTCTGGGCGTGGTGCTGGGTGGCGTGAAGGTGGGCTCCTCCCCTTTCATCCTGCTGCGCGAGTTCCTCACCGACCTACCGGTGTGGAAGATGAACCCCAACTTCGTGCCCAAAGACGGCACCGGCCTCAACGCCCTGCTGCAGAACTACTGGATGGTGATTCACCCGCCCACGCTGTTCCTGGGCTTCGCGCTCACGCTGGTGCCCTTCGCCTTCGCCATCGCGGCCCTCTGGAAGCGTGAGCTCACCAGTTGGGTGAAGCCCGCCCTGCCCTGGACGCTGGTGGGCGGCGGCGTGTTGGGTGTGGGCGTGGTGATGGGCGCCTACTGGGCCTATGAAACCCTGAACTTCGGCGGCTACTGGAACTGGGACCCCGTCGAAAACGCCGTGTACATTCCTTGGCTGGTGCTGGTGGCCTCCTTGCACGCCTTGGTGCTGTGGCAGAAGCGCCGCACCGGCCTGCGCACCGCTTTTGCGCTGGTGGTAGCCACATTCGTGCTTATTCTTTACGCCACTTTCCTCACCCGCTCGGGCGTGCTGGGCAATGCCTCGGTGCACTCCTTCACGGATTTGGGCCTGAGCGGACAGCTGTTCATCTACCTCGCAGCCTTTGCGGTGCTGGCGGTGGCGCTGCTGATTTCGCGCTGGAAAGAGATTCCGGTTTCGCCCAAAGAGCTGACGGCGTATAACCCCGAGCTGTGGGTGTTTGTGGGGGCCACGGTGCTGTGCCTGGGCGCCTTCCAGGTGCTGTTCACCACCAGCATTCCGGTGTATAACTCCTTCATGGGACTGATTGGCATCAAAACCAACGTGGCCCTGCCCGCCGACCAGATTGCCCACTATTCCAAGCTGCAGCTCTGGATGGGCGTGGGCGTGGCCCTGCTCTCGGGCATCGCCCAGATAATGTGGTGGCAGCGCAACAACCGCGAAACCGTCATTAATTCGCTCACCGCGCCCACGCTGCTGGCCCTGCTGGGCACGGCCCTGGTGGTACTGCTGGTGCGCTACAATGGCCTCACCATATCGGCACCCTACGTGGTGCTCACGCTGGCGGGCCTGTTTGGGGTGCTGGCCAACTTTGGGATGATTTTCACCCTGCTGCGGCGCGGCGTCCGCCTCTCGGGCGGCGCGGTGGCCCACTTGGGCATTGCCTTGATGCTGCTGGGCATTCTGGCCTCGGCGGGCTACTCTAACATCATTTCGCGCAACGTATCGGGCCTGCTGTACTCGCGCGAGTTCAGCGAGGACCTGAACCGCGACAACGTGCTGCTGTGGCGCAACGAAACCACGCCCATGCACGGCTACCAGCTCACCTACACCGGCCAGTTTTATGAGGTGCCCGGCGTGCCCGGCTACGTCGACAAGCAGTTCCTCTACCGCACCGACGACGAGTACAAAGCCCTGGCCCGCGCCCCCATTGCCGTCGACGGCAAGACCTACTACAAGACCGGCGACACGGTGAACATCCTGCCCGAAAACACCTACTACCGCATCAACTACAAGAATGTGAAGTCGGGCGAGCAGTTTGCACTATACCCGCGCGCGCAGGTGAACGACGAGATGGGCGGCGGCGAAGGCGGCGGCCTGCTGGCCTCGCCGGCCATCAAGAAGTTCTGGGGCCACGACATCTACACCCACGTGAGCTCTGTGCTCGACCCGCGCAAGGAGAAGCCCTGGAGCGAGGCCACCGAGCACGTGCTGGCCGTGGGCGACACTATTTTCCTGAACGACTACTTTGCCGTGTTCCGGGCCATTGAGCCGGCCCACGAAACCGCCGGCCTCAACCTGCAAAAGGGCGACCTGGCCCTGCAGGCCGACATGATTGTGACCGGTGAGAAGCGCCAGTACCACGCCCACCCCGTGTTTGTAGTGCGCAACCGCATGGTAGGCCGCGTGCCCGACGAGGTGGAAGACCTCGGCGTGCGCCTTACCCTCAACGCCATCGACCCCACGGCCGGCAAGTTCACCTTCGGCGTGAGCACCACCCAAAAGGACTACGTCATCCTCAAGGCCATGGAAAAGCCCTTCATCAACCTGCTTTGGAGCGGCACCCTGCTCATGGCCCTAGGCTTCGGCCTGAGTGTGCGCCAGCGCGGCGGCAAAGGCGTGGTGGCCGACGAAGCCCCCGAAGCCCAAGCTACCGAAGAAGCCGGCCGCCGGGCCGCCCGCCCCCAACCGGTGAGCTAG
- a CDS encoding heme exporter protein CcmB, which translates to MPLLREISTLLAKDFRLEWRQRAALGGLLLYVGSTVFVCFLSFSLRGGTPPPPAWNALLWVILLFAALNAVAKGFMQESPGQRLYYYTLVRPQAVILAKIIYNALLLTAVALLGLFLYTVFLGNPIQDPALFVLNLLLGAVGFATTLTLVSGIAAKAGGNGATLMAILGFPLMVPMLLLLIKVSKNALDGLDRGVSQQSLLTLLALNMIVGAASYVLFPFLWRG; encoded by the coding sequence GTGCCCCTACTCCGCGAAATTTCCACCCTGCTAGCCAAAGACTTCCGCTTGGAATGGCGGCAGCGGGCGGCACTGGGGGGGCTGCTGCTCTACGTGGGCAGCACGGTGTTTGTGTGCTTCCTGAGCTTCAGCCTGCGCGGTGGCACGCCCCCACCGCCGGCCTGGAACGCCCTGCTGTGGGTCATTTTGCTCTTTGCCGCCCTCAATGCCGTGGCCAAGGGCTTTATGCAGGAAAGCCCCGGCCAGCGGCTGTATTACTACACACTGGTGCGGCCCCAGGCCGTCATTCTGGCCAAAATTATTTACAACGCTCTGCTGCTCACCGCGGTGGCCTTACTCGGCTTGTTTCTCTACACGGTTTTTCTGGGCAACCCCATTCAGGACCCGGCGCTGTTCGTGCTGAACTTGCTGCTGGGCGCCGTGGGTTTTGCTACCACGCTCACGCTGGTGTCGGGCATTGCGGCCAAGGCCGGTGGCAACGGCGCCACGCTCATGGCCATTCTGGGCTTCCCGCTGATGGTGCCCATGCTGCTGCTGCTCATTAAGGTGAGCAAGAACGCGCTGGACGGGCTGGACCGCGGCGTGAGCCAGCAGTCGTTGCTGACGCTGCTGGCGCTCAATATGATAGTGGGCGCAGCCTCGTACGTGTTGTTTCCTTTTTTATGGCGGGGCTAA
- a CDS encoding T9SS type A sorting domain-containing protein, producing MKKLLLSALLTLAASSAFAQYQTPGTGVRWTLAQLAAATGSNVVLTGPGTYAVNGNLRLSPTDTLSITTNATLRVAAAALLTVDGVLLVNPRDSVKITAQASTAPFSGLTFSATSQGSRLRKTIVEYGGGIRILDNDLLLDSCVVRYQVARIGSTATNSGAISPSGGAPRILNCRIYANARAGVQSPSNRNTSPVIQNCLFRNNDTENANTPQINLGIGGATPIVIERCQVIGGPYNMAGGVAVSNLLGVSGNTVVRIRQNRIANNRYGIVLQGPGIQAVITRNVIENNNINPNANTGGSGINLQGNATLTGVASRNVLRGNLWGVTVLRTSSTSTNPGPTMSFGNVSSADSLNVGLNQFYNNGNGGQVYDFYLNMPDNMLAQNNDWGTNSAAVAESHIVHQVDQAALGLLNFMPMRATSVLEARQAAAVLELAAYPNPVHEALTIRLPSSASASLTLRNALGQSVYTTETTPSNAQLTVPTGQLPPGLYVLTVSQQDRTATAKVRVGE from the coding sequence ATGAAAAAGCTGCTACTCTCCGCCCTGCTCACGCTGGCTGCTTCCAGTGCTTTTGCCCAGTACCAGACGCCCGGCACCGGCGTGCGCTGGACGCTGGCCCAGCTGGCGGCTGCCACCGGCTCCAACGTGGTGCTCACCGGCCCGGGCACCTACGCCGTGAACGGCAACCTGCGCCTCAGCCCCACCGATACGCTCTCCATCACCACCAACGCCACCTTGCGCGTGGCCGCGGCGGCCCTGCTCACGGTGGATGGCGTGCTGCTGGTGAACCCGCGCGACTCGGTGAAAATCACGGCGCAGGCCAGCACGGCGCCGTTTAGCGGGCTCACGTTTTCGGCCACCAGCCAGGGCTCGCGGCTGCGCAAAACCATTGTGGAGTATGGCGGCGGCATTCGCATTCTTGATAATGACTTGTTGCTGGATAGCTGCGTGGTGCGCTACCAAGTGGCGCGCATTGGCAGCACCGCCACCAACAGCGGGGCCATCAGCCCGTCGGGCGGGGCGCCGCGCATTCTCAATTGCCGCATTTATGCCAACGCCCGCGCGGGCGTCCAGAGTCCGTCCAACCGCAATACCTCGCCGGTGATTCAGAACTGCCTGTTTCGGAACAACGACACCGAGAATGCCAACACCCCACAGATTAACCTGGGCATTGGTGGCGCTACGCCCATTGTGATTGAGCGCTGCCAGGTTATCGGGGGGCCATACAATATGGCTGGCGGTGTGGCGGTGTCCAACTTGCTGGGCGTGTCTGGCAATACGGTGGTGCGCATCCGCCAAAACCGCATTGCCAACAACCGCTATGGCATTGTGCTGCAGGGACCAGGCATTCAGGCGGTCATCACCCGCAACGTTATAGAGAACAACAACATCAACCCCAACGCCAATACCGGTGGGAGCGGCATCAACCTGCAGGGCAACGCTACGCTCACCGGCGTTGCCAGCCGCAACGTGCTGCGCGGCAACCTGTGGGGCGTGACGGTGCTGCGCACCTCAAGCACCAGCACCAACCCCGGCCCCACTATGAGCTTCGGCAACGTGAGCAGTGCCGACAGCCTCAACGTGGGCCTCAACCAGTTCTATAACAACGGCAACGGTGGCCAAGTATACGACTTTTACCTGAACATGCCCGACAACATGCTGGCCCAGAACAACGACTGGGGTACCAACTCGGCCGCCGTGGCCGAAAGCCACATCGTGCACCAGGTAGACCAAGCGGCGCTTGGCTTGCTCAACTTTATGCCTATGCGCGCCACCAGCGTATTGGAGGCACGTCAGGCTGCGGCGGTTCTGGAACTAGCCGCTTACCCAAACCCGGTACATGAAGCGCTGACTATTCGCCTGCCCTCCAGCGCCTCGGCCAGCCTGACGCTGCGCAATGCGTTAGGGCAATCAGTTTACACCACCGAAACCACGCCCAGCAATGCCCAACTCACGGTACCGACGGGGCAGTTGCCGCCGGGTCTCTACGTGCTGACGGTGAGCCAGCAAGACCGAACGGCCACGGCAAAAGTGCGGGTGGGAGAATAA